A genomic stretch from Verrucomicrobiota bacterium includes:
- a CDS encoding Gfo/Idh/MocA family oxidoreductase translates to MDNNETKSSSGPESRREFIKKTATAAAAVVATANVFKTPVYGQNQAPSAGRVVGANDRIAVAYIGVGGQGQAHVDSMKRNASDNNIVQAAVCDVSKTRNGEAKKMIGNSDVAEFEDYRKLLERKDIDAVCIATVDHWHTKTSIDALNAGKNVYVEKPMTRYLGEAFDLHDTVKKTGKILQVGSQGCSDAKYHKAADLIKAGKIGPLVMSQGSYMRNNPKGEWNNYEIFPWVTPQDINWEMWQGSVHKKVSFNGDYFRRWRKYYPYCAGLLGDLVPHRLHPLILATGNPEFPVRVNCIGTRKIHSDLLTPGTPERDVPESVQLLAEFPSGLTLIVASSSVNEQGFPDIIRGHKATLYFGGNRLELKPERPFADEIDPESFDNLTPGEDIGEHEKNWFSCIRTGKLPHANIDLAVRVQTIISLAEMSDRLGITCLFDEKTRKISTGDGRPVEPLSYHSVEALNYGKLPLS, encoded by the coding sequence ATGGACAATAACGAAACCAAATCCTCGTCCGGCCCGGAATCGCGCCGGGAATTCATCAAGAAGACCGCCACCGCCGCCGCCGCAGTCGTGGCCACGGCCAACGTTTTCAAAACACCCGTCTATGGCCAGAACCAGGCGCCGTCCGCGGGCCGCGTGGTCGGCGCCAACGACCGCATCGCTGTGGCGTACATCGGCGTGGGCGGCCAGGGTCAGGCCCACGTGGACAGCATGAAGCGCAATGCGTCGGACAACAACATCGTGCAGGCCGCCGTCTGCGACGTTTCCAAGACCCGCAATGGCGAGGCCAAGAAGATGATCGGCAACAGCGACGTCGCCGAATTCGAGGATTACCGCAAATTGCTCGAGCGAAAAGATATCGACGCGGTGTGCATCGCCACGGTGGATCACTGGCACACCAAGACTTCCATCGACGCGCTGAACGCCGGCAAAAATGTCTATGTGGAAAAGCCGATGACGCGTTACCTCGGCGAAGCGTTTGACCTCCATGACACCGTCAAGAAGACCGGGAAAATTCTGCAGGTCGGTTCGCAGGGCTGCTCGGACGCCAAGTATCACAAAGCCGCCGACCTGATCAAAGCCGGGAAGATCGGCCCGCTGGTCATGTCGCAAGGTTCTTACATGCGCAACAACCCCAAGGGCGAATGGAACAACTACGAGATCTTTCCCTGGGTGACACCACAGGACATCAACTGGGAAATGTGGCAGGGAAGTGTGCACAAGAAAGTTTCGTTCAATGGCGATTATTTTCGCCGCTGGCGCAAGTACTATCCCTATTGCGCGGGACTGCTGGGTGATTTAGTTCCGCACCGCCTGCATCCGCTGATTCTGGCGACGGGCAACCCGGAGTTCCCGGTGCGCGTCAACTGCATCGGCACGCGGAAAATTCATTCGGACTTGCTGACCCCCGGCACTCCGGAAAGAGATGTGCCGGAAAGTGTGCAATTGCTTGCTGAATTTCCCAGTGGCCTGACCCTGATCGTCGCCAGCAGTTCGGTCAACGAACAAGGTTTCCCGGACATCATCCGCGGACACAAGGCGACGCTCTATTTCGGCGGCAATCGCCTGGAACTGAAACCGGAGCGTCCCTTCGCCGATGAGATTGATCCGGAGTCATTCGACAACCTCACTCCGGGTGAAGACATCGGTGAACATGAGAAGAATTGGTTTAGCTGCATCCGCACCGGTAAACTGCCACACGCGAACATCGACCTTGCCGTCCGCGTGCAAACCATCATCTCGCTGGCCGAAATGTCCGACCGCCTAGGCATCACCTGCCTGTTCGACGAAAAGACGCGCAAGATTTCGACCGGCGACGGCCGGCCCGTGGAACCGCTCTCTTATCATTCGGTGGAGGCGCTCAATTACGGCAAGCTGCCGCTGTCTTAA
- a CDS encoding rhomboid family intramembrane serine protease, with translation MLADRPYMRRTTPETPLSLTVILLIVNAVVFVVESLFYGYPPRFPINDYFALSVEGLRHGFVWQLLTYQFMHGGLLHLLLNSWAIYVFGRAVEESLSKKHFLLLYFSSGVIGGGFQIFAALWFPTHFGGAVVGASAAAFGLVAAFAVLFPERPLTLLLFFIIPVHLRAKFLLLFSALLALFGIVFPGDNVAHAAHLGGMLTGLAYVHWIIHSEGAAALWEPFRSRVRSRELVKVHSQKPSLWQQPKSNVVEDLPPAEFISREVDPILDKISAHGIQSLTERERKILEAARKKMSKR, from the coding sequence ATGCTTGCGGATCGTCCTTACATGCGTCGAACCACGCCGGAGACGCCGCTCTCATTGACGGTCATTCTGTTGATCGTCAATGCGGTGGTCTTCGTCGTTGAGAGTTTGTTTTACGGTTATCCTCCCCGGTTCCCGATCAACGATTATTTTGCCTTGAGTGTTGAAGGCTTGCGCCATGGCTTCGTCTGGCAGTTGTTGACCTACCAATTCATGCATGGCGGTTTGTTGCACCTGCTGCTCAATAGTTGGGCCATTTACGTTTTTGGTCGCGCAGTGGAAGAGTCGTTGAGCAAGAAACATTTTCTGCTTTTATATTTTTCAAGCGGCGTGATCGGAGGGGGTTTTCAAATTTTCGCCGCGCTGTGGTTTCCCACTCATTTCGGCGGTGCCGTTGTTGGTGCTTCCGCCGCCGCGTTTGGATTGGTCGCGGCGTTCGCCGTGCTTTTTCCAGAGCGTCCGTTGACATTGCTGTTGTTTTTCATCATTCCCGTGCACCTGCGCGCCAAGTTCTTGCTGTTATTCAGCGCACTCCTTGCTCTATTCGGCATCGTCTTTCCAGGTGATAATGTAGCGCATGCTGCTCACTTGGGAGGGATGCTCACGGGTCTGGCTTATGTCCACTGGATCATCCATTCAGAAGGAGCCGCGGCTCTCTGGGAGCCCTTCCGTTCGCGCGTCCGCTCCAGGGAACTGGTCAAAGTTCATTCCCAGAAGCCCTCGCTCTGGCAACAACCAAAGTCCAACGTCGTGGAGGATTTACCCCCGGCAGAATTCATCAGCCGCGAGGTCGATCCCATCCTCGACAAAATTTCCGCGCACGGCATCCAAAGCCTGACCGAACGCGAGCGCAAAATCCTCGAAGCCGCCCGCAAGAAGATGAGCAAGCGTTAA
- a CDS encoding FAD:protein FMN transferase, whose amino-acid sequence MQTVTLACNAMATRFEIVLHGTDEMRLRAAGEEALEEIGRLDSQLSPYRPSSAISHLNARAAHAPVRVEPGLFRLLQQAQRLHEETNGAFDITVAPLMRCWGFVNDTGRLPDPDELEAARAKVGMHLVKLNADDFTVQFACDGAMLDLGAIGKGYALERAAELLREAGVTSALLHGGTSTVYALGRPLDGKFWKVAIERPPQNGQSSAFARPITSEPPEGVTPNPLATIPLQDQALSVSAVWGKSFEADGKTFGHVLDPRTGRPVRGAVLAAVALPSATETDALSTALLTLGEAGHDHIASLRPGIATLLIVESETNQPLRVEARGIAVQRES is encoded by the coding sequence ATGCAAACCGTCACCCTCGCCTGCAACGCCATGGCGACACGCTTCGAAATCGTGTTACACGGCACGGATGAAATGCGGTTGCGCGCAGCGGGGGAGGAAGCCTTGGAAGAAATCGGACGCCTGGACTCGCAACTAAGTCCCTATCGGCCGTCCAGCGCAATAAGCCATCTCAATGCCCGCGCCGCTCACGCGCCAGTGCGCGTCGAGCCTGGATTGTTCCGGCTGCTACAACAAGCCCAACGGTTGCATGAGGAGACGAATGGCGCGTTCGACATCACCGTGGCGCCGCTCATGCGTTGCTGGGGGTTTGTGAACGACACGGGCAGACTTCCTGACCCCGACGAACTCGAAGCAGCGCGCGCCAAGGTTGGAATGCACCTTGTCAAATTGAACGCGGACGATTTCACCGTTCAGTTTGCCTGCGACGGTGCAATGCTCGACCTCGGCGCCATCGGCAAGGGTTACGCCTTGGAACGCGCCGCTGAACTGTTGCGCGAGGCGGGTGTCACCAGCGCGTTATTGCACGGCGGCACCAGCACCGTTTATGCATTGGGCCGGCCACTGGATGGGAAATTCTGGAAAGTCGCGATTGAACGACCGCCCCAGAACGGCCAGAGTTCCGCGTTCGCGCGGCCCATCACGTCCGAACCGCCTGAAGGCGTCACGCCAAACCCGCTCGCCACAATTCCATTGCAAGACCAAGCCCTGTCGGTTTCGGCGGTGTGGGGAAAGTCCTTTGAGGCCGATGGGAAAACTTTCGGACACGTCCTCGACCCGCGGACCGGGCGACCCGTCCGCGGCGCTGTGCTGGCTGCCGTGGCGCTCCCTTCCGCGACTGAAACCGACGCGCTATCGACCGCTCTTCTGACGTTGGGTGAGGCGGGCCACGACCACATCGCAAGTTTGCGCCCCGGCATAGCGACGCTTCTGATCGTCGAATCGGAGACCAACCAGCCGCTTCGGGTGGAGGCAAGAGGGATCGCCGTGCAGCGAGAGTCGTGA
- a CDS encoding NIPSNAP family protein: MKRRDFVKSSLAMTSAAAVSSAVFVNAAESPNSANRELYELRLYHLRRGAMVKRFDDFYRDASIPAMNRAGIGPIGVFSVLFGPDSPTMYVLIPHQSAASFATALDRVRADAGYQKAGVDFINAPPTDPSYIRVETSLLAAFQSIPKLEIPSGVAAKRPRIFELRTYESHSKKANKKKIEMFNTGEIAIFRRTGLTPVFFGETLIGNKMPNLTYLLVFDDLAAREKNWDKFRADPEWKKLSSTPGYTDSEIVTNISNVLLRPADYSQI, from the coding sequence ATGAAACGCCGTGACTTCGTGAAATCCTCCTTGGCGATGACCAGTGCGGCTGCGGTGAGTTCAGCGGTATTTGTCAACGCCGCCGAGTCTCCAAACAGCGCGAACCGCGAACTTTACGAACTGCGCCTCTACCATCTCCGTCGCGGTGCGATGGTAAAACGGTTCGACGATTTTTATCGCGATGCCTCCATTCCAGCCATGAATCGTGCGGGCATCGGACCGATTGGTGTGTTCAGTGTCCTGTTCGGTCCGGACAGCCCGACCATGTACGTTCTCATCCCGCATCAATCCGCCGCTTCCTTTGCTACGGCGCTTGACCGCGTGCGCGCCGATGCCGGCTATCAGAAGGCTGGTGTCGATTTTATTAACGCGCCCCCGACTGATCCTTCCTACATTCGGGTCGAAACCTCGCTCCTGGCCGCTTTCCAAAGCATCCCCAAACTCGAAATCCCGAGTGGCGTCGCTGCGAAGAGGCCACGCATTTTTGAGCTGCGCACTTACGAAAGCCACAGCAAGAAAGCCAACAAGAAGAAGATCGAAATGTTCAACACCGGTGAGATCGCCATCTTCCGTCGCACGGGCCTGACGCCGGTCTTTTTTGGCGAGACGCTTATTGGCAACAAGATGCCAAACCTCACCTACCTGCTGGTTTTCGACGACTTGGCCGCGCGCGAGAAGAACTGGGACAAGTTCCGGGCCGATCCAGAGTGGAAGAAGCTCAGTTCCACTCCCGGATATACCGATTCTGAAATCGTCACAAACATCAGCAACGTTCTCTTGCGTCCAGCAGATTATTCACAGATCTGA
- a CDS encoding tetratricopeptide repeat protein codes for MELDPRHATNTGNFAAFMQNIHKDYDEAERLYRRALELDPKHATNTGNFAAFMQNFRKEYDEAEQLFRRALELDPKDANIVGRFAVFMYLVRKNNDEAARLCCEALKLDPKHANNTANFAFFHWKEHKNYDEAERLYRRAFELGLDIAFHANNFAKFMEEARKNFPEANRLYQLALELDPKAEDIKKEYARFLKEHPAFAK; via the coding sequence TTGGAACTCGACCCGAGGCACGCGACGAACACCGGCAACTTTGCGGCCTTCATGCAGAATATCCACAAGGATTATGACGAAGCCGAGCGGCTTTATCGCCGAGCATTGGAACTCGACCCGAAGCACGCGACGAACACCGGCAACTTTGCGGCCTTCATGCAGAATTTCCGCAAGGAATATGACGAAGCCGAGCAGCTTTTTCGCCGAGCATTGGAACTCGACCCGAAGGACGCAAACATAGTTGGTAGGTTCGCAGTTTTTATGTATTTGGTCCGCAAGAATAATGACGAAGCGGCACGTCTTTGTTGTGAAGCGTTGAAACTAGATCCCAAACACGCGAATAACACTGCCAACTTTGCATTTTTCCATTGGAAAGAACACAAAAATTATGACGAAGCGGAGCGGCTTTATCGCAGGGCATTTGAACTTGGCTTGGATATCGCTTTTCATGCCAATAACTTTGCGAAGTTCATGGAAGAAGCCCGCAAGAATTTTCCCGAAGCCAATCGCCTCTATCAACTGGCTCTGGAATTAGATCCCAAAGCCGAGGATATCAAAAAGGAATACGCGCGTTTCCTTAAGGAACACCCAGCGTTCGCCAAATAG
- a CDS encoding DUF2293 domain-containing protein, with protein sequence MNLPQPPVPPSKNKEIVVFMVGRETKCAECGRELFDGNLLRMENSRPLCLDCADLGHLEFLTAGNTALTRRATKHSPLRAVVVRWSRARKRYERQGILVTSDAIDRAETECLADEEQRARQRERSAIRREVEDREYEVAVLEKLKELCPGCPPPEAAQIAAWTCRRHSGRVGRSAAAKEFDPQALRLAVIAHIRHEHTRYDELLMRHGDRQLARAEARAEIEEVLGRWESPTILT encoded by the coding sequence ATGAACCTGCCTCAACCGCCCGTCCCGCCGTCCAAGAACAAAGAGATTGTGGTCTTCATGGTCGGACGCGAAACCAAGTGCGCCGAGTGCGGGCGCGAGTTGTTTGACGGCAATCTGTTGCGCATGGAGAACAGCCGCCCGCTGTGCCTGGATTGCGCTGACCTTGGGCATCTGGAATTTCTCACCGCAGGCAACACGGCGTTGACGCGGCGGGCCACGAAACATTCCCCGTTGCGTGCGGTGGTGGTGCGATGGTCGCGCGCCCGGAAACGTTACGAACGCCAGGGCATCCTTGTGACGTCCGACGCCATTGATCGGGCCGAGACGGAGTGCCTCGCCGATGAGGAACAACGCGCGCGACAGCGGGAGCGCTCGGCAATCCGGCGCGAGGTCGAGGATCGCGAATACGAGGTCGCCGTTCTGGAGAAGTTGAAGGAGCTGTGTCCGGGTTGTCCGCCGCCAGAGGCGGCGCAAATCGCCGCGTGGACGTGCCGCAGGCATTCCGGACGCGTGGGCCGTTCCGCGGCGGCGAAGGAGTTTGATCCGCAAGCGTTGCGACTGGCAGTCATCGCGCACATCCGTCACGAACACACGCGCTATGACGAACTGCTCATGCGCCACGGCGACCGGCAACTGGCCCGGGCCGAGGCGCGCGCTGAAATCGAGGAGGTGCTTGGCCGCTGGGAGTCACCCACGATTCTGACCTAA
- a CDS encoding adenylosuccinate lyase, with protein MITRYSRPEMRAIWTDENKLRIWLQIELLASEALVKEGVVPAKDFRKIKAGCDKGFADLPGLVVRQRELEKTLNHDVIGFTTAVAEAINDTASRWFHFGLTSSDVGDTCHAVQMMQSADLLIADVKKLLPVIARRAKEHKFTPCIGRSHGIHAEPTTFGLKLALMYDEFQRARRRLEAVRDVVAVGKISGAVGTNAHVSPRVEAYVCKSLGLRPAPIATQVVQRDIHAEFQTTLALVGASIERWAVEFRHLQRTEVLEAEEAFTLGQKGSSAMPHKRNPITWERLTGLARVLRGNAVAALENVALWHERDISHSSVERIIFPDSCTLLDYMFGLLTRLMDGLVVYPANMKKNLGLSLGMWNSQTVLLALIKKGLTREAAYKLCQVAAMKTWEVKHAGRDDADFVEQLKATPEVAKHFKKGELEKLCSLDFHFKEVNNRFKKLGLN; from the coding sequence ATGATAACGCGCTACTCTCGCCCCGAAATGCGGGCCATTTGGACAGATGAAAACAAGCTCCGCATCTGGCTGCAAATCGAATTGCTCGCCAGCGAAGCGCTCGTAAAGGAAGGCGTCGTCCCCGCCAAAGATTTCAGGAAGATCAAAGCCGGCTGCGACAAAGGGTTCGCCGACCTGCCCGGTCTCGTCGTCCGTCAGCGCGAACTGGAAAAGACGCTCAATCACGACGTCATCGGCTTCACCACTGCCGTCGCCGAGGCCATCAACGATACTGCGAGCCGCTGGTTTCATTTCGGTCTTACCAGTAGCGACGTAGGCGACACATGTCACGCTGTCCAGATGATGCAGAGCGCAGACCTCCTCATCGCCGACGTAAAGAAGCTGCTCCCAGTGATTGCGCGCCGTGCGAAGGAGCATAAGTTCACGCCCTGCATTGGTCGTAGTCACGGTATTCACGCCGAGCCGACCACTTTTGGCCTCAAGCTCGCGTTGATGTACGACGAATTCCAGCGCGCCCGCCGCCGCCTCGAAGCCGTCCGCGACGTCGTCGCTGTCGGCAAGATTTCCGGTGCCGTCGGCACGAACGCTCACGTGTCGCCACGAGTCGAGGCTTACGTCTGCAAGAGCCTCGGCTTGCGCCCCGCGCCCATCGCCACGCAAGTTGTCCAGCGCGACATCCACGCCGAATTCCAAACCACCCTCGCCCTCGTCGGCGCGAGCATCGAGCGTTGGGCCGTCGAGTTCCGCCATTTGCAACGCACCGAAGTCCTCGAAGCCGAAGAAGCGTTCACCCTTGGCCAGAAAGGCAGCAGCGCCATGCCGCACAAGCGCAACCCCATCACCTGGGAACGCCTCACCGGCCTCGCCCGCGTGCTGCGCGGCAACGCCGTCGCCGCGCTGGAAAACGTCGCCCTCTGGCACGAGCGCGACATCAGCCACAGCAGCGTCGAGCGCATCATCTTCCCCGATTCCTGCACGTTGCTCGATTACATGTTCGGCCTGCTCACGCGCTTGATGGACGGCCTCGTCGTCTATCCCGCGAACATGAAGAAGAACCTCGGCCTCTCGCTCGGCATGTGGAACAGCCAGACCGTGCTGCTCGCGCTCATCAAGAAAGGCCTCACCCGCGAAGCCGCCTACAAACTCTGCCAGGTCGCCGCCATGAAAACTTGGGAAGTCAAACACGCCGGCCGCGACGACGCAGATTTCGTGGAGCAGCTCAAAGCCACGCCCGAAGTCGCGAAACATTTCAAGAAAGGCGAACTGGAAAAACTCTGCTCGCTCGACTTCCATTTCAAGGAAGTGAACAACCGGTTTAAGAAACTCGGCTTGAACTAA
- a CDS encoding MFS transporter gives MLSSLRKAEYAELTALFFIQGAALGIWFVPLSTVLDAYGLHAIKPFAFATSALAAFVSPLIFGAMADRHTSPVKVLRGLSLATAAAMALAATAMKLRWNPWLVLAVIQLHALCSSPTWSISSTIVFARLADAKKEFGPIRAMATLGWMSGCWLVSALNADASALAGYSGAAVWLLVCAFTYFLPELATPKFVEHLTWHERLGLDALTLLKNHDHRVVFIMTALFAIPLAAFYPYTPPHLREVGLQHTTAWMSVGQITEVLAMLSLGALLSHWRLKWIFACGLGCAVLRFALCAVNGKTWLLTGVVLHGCSFALVFITAQIYLDQRIEAAWRARAQALMALMNGGVGNLIGYLGTGWWFAACARPSGTRWSLFWGGLAAVVAVVLVYFLVAYHGKGIGLKPVERSKVDV, from the coding sequence GTGCTTAGCTCGCTTCGCAAGGCAGAATACGCAGAGTTGACGGCGCTCTTCTTCATTCAGGGCGCGGCGTTGGGCATTTGGTTCGTGCCACTGAGCACCGTGCTGGACGCATACGGGCTGCACGCCATCAAACCTTTCGCCTTCGCCACCTCCGCCCTCGCCGCCTTCGTTTCGCCCCTCATCTTTGGCGCCATGGCCGACCGCCACACCTCACCCGTCAAAGTGTTGCGCGGATTGTCGCTCGCTACGGCGGCAGCGATGGCCCTGGCCGCGACGGCCATGAAACTCCGTTGGAATCCATGGCTCGTCCTCGCCGTAATTCAACTTCACGCGCTCTGCTCCTCGCCGACGTGGAGTATTTCCTCAACAATCGTTTTCGCGCGTCTCGCGGACGCCAAGAAGGAATTCGGGCCGATTCGCGCCATGGCCACGCTCGGCTGGATGTCGGGCTGCTGGCTGGTCAGCGCGTTGAATGCGGACGCTTCCGCGCTGGCCGGCTACAGCGGCGCTGCGGTGTGGTTGCTGGTTTGCGCGTTCACGTATTTCCTGCCGGAATTGGCGACGCCCAAATTCGTCGAGCATCTCACCTGGCACGAGCGGCTCGGTCTGGATGCACTCACGCTGTTGAAAAACCACGACCACCGGGTCGTGTTTATCATGACTGCACTCTTTGCGATTCCGCTGGCGGCGTTCTATCCCTACACGCCGCCGCACTTGCGCGAAGTCGGCCTTCAACATACGACCGCGTGGATGAGCGTGGGACAAATCACGGAAGTCCTGGCGATGTTGAGTCTCGGCGCACTGTTGTCACACTGGCGATTGAAATGGATTTTCGCCTGCGGCCTGGGCTGCGCCGTATTGCGATTTGCGTTGTGTGCGGTCAATGGGAAGACCTGGTTGCTGACCGGTGTGGTGTTGCACGGTTGTTCATTCGCCCTCGTGTTCATCACTGCACAAATCTACCTCGATCAACGCATTGAAGCCGCGTGGCGCGCCCGCGCGCAAGCGTTGATGGCGCTCATGAACGGCGGCGTGGGAAACCTGATCGGCTACCTGGGGACAGGCTGGTGGTTCGCGGCGTGTGCGCGTCCGAGTGGCACGCGATGGTCGCTCTTTTGGGGCGGCCTGGCGGCTGTCGTTGCAGTCGTGTTGGTTTATTTCCTAGTTGCGTACCACGGAAAAGGCATCGGTCTGAAGCCGGTTGAGCGGAGTAAAGTCGATGTCTGA
- a CDS encoding iron-sulfur cluster assembly accessory protein, whose amino-acid sequence MIANTILKQTGAPAFRTGDERLVKVTASAARKVSSLLAKQGRPQGVLRVAVVGGGCSGLQYKMDLQDGPANRDILVESSGIKVVVDPKSALYVTGSELDYVDALQEGGFKVKNPNAATSCSCGESFSA is encoded by the coding sequence ATGATTGCCAACACCATCCTTAAGCAGACCGGCGCTCCGGCGTTTCGCACGGGCGATGAACGGCTGGTCAAAGTCACGGCCAGCGCAGCCAGAAAGGTCAGCTCGCTTCTCGCAAAGCAAGGGCGACCGCAGGGCGTGTTGCGTGTCGCCGTCGTGGGCGGCGGTTGCTCCGGCTTGCAATACAAGATGGACCTGCAGGATGGCCCGGCCAACCGCGATATCCTCGTCGAAAGCAGCGGCATCAAGGTGGTCGTTGATCCCAAGAGCGCGCTCTACGTCACCGGCAGTGAACTGGATTATGTGGATGCATTGCAGGAGGGTGGATTCAAGGTTAAGAACCCCAACGCCGCCACGAGTTGTTCTTGCGGCGAGAGTTTTAGCGCGTGA
- a CDS encoding neutral/alkaline non-lysosomal ceramidase N-terminal domain-containing protein, which produces MSEEAFQVGEGVVEITPPLGIEMAGFHKPPGKERRITGIRQPTFARALFMRLGRTQVVIVSVEVIGVSRAFAQRAQKLVARKTGVPSANIRICATHSHSTPALLFLRQWGAVSEKYRDIVAGKIVEAVELAKKDLAPADTYVGSERAVGGNFNRTAKTWKTDEKFNSESTDDERWLDTTLHALYFLREKPKRSLVWYHFSAHPVCYTDDKSGPDWPGIVFEKLKARDELEPAYLQGHAGDVNPGNGKPWLGDPEQVSEAVYYALHHAINHSTLVRFNDIRLTHSEVKVPLDTAQLKEQLDLYRKDPSKCIQGEWVDGGFAKDWFERAMKWSLKKGSLSTPMSALRLGEVALLFHSAELYSFYGLKIRLDSPFPATLAVGYTDDLIGYLPDPNAYKEREYAAIVVPKILDHPPFMPTAAREFTAAATALLKRLA; this is translated from the coding sequence ATGAGTGAAGAAGCTTTCCAAGTGGGCGAAGGCGTGGTGGAGATAACACCGCCTTTGGGGATCGAGATGGCGGGCTTCCATAAACCGCCGGGCAAGGAGCGGCGCATCACCGGCATCCGGCAACCGACGTTTGCGCGGGCGTTGTTCATGCGCTTGGGCCGGACACAAGTGGTGATCGTTTCGGTGGAAGTGATCGGTGTTTCGCGCGCGTTCGCTCAACGCGCGCAAAAGCTTGTGGCCAGAAAGACGGGCGTTCCGTCGGCAAACATCCGGATTTGCGCCACGCATTCGCATTCGACACCGGCGTTGCTGTTCCTGCGGCAATGGGGTGCGGTGTCGGAAAAGTATCGTGACATTGTCGCCGGGAAAATTGTCGAGGCGGTCGAACTGGCGAAGAAAGACCTCGCGCCGGCGGACACGTATGTCGGCAGTGAGCGCGCCGTGGGTGGAAATTTCAATCGCACCGCCAAGACCTGGAAGACGGATGAGAAGTTCAATTCGGAATCGACCGACGACGAGCGTTGGCTCGACACCACGCTGCACGCGCTCTATTTCCTCCGCGAAAAACCGAAGCGCAGTCTGGTCTGGTATCATTTTTCCGCGCACCCGGTTTGTTACACCGACGACAAGTCCGGCCCGGATTGGCCGGGCATCGTCTTCGAAAAGCTTAAGGCGCGGGATGAACTGGAGCCGGCCTACCTTCAGGGTCACGCCGGCGACGTGAATCCCGGGAATGGCAAGCCGTGGCTGGGCGATCCCGAGCAGGTTTCGGAGGCGGTTTATTATGCGCTCCATCACGCGATCAATCATTCCACGCTCGTCAGGTTCAACGACATTCGTTTGACGCACTCGGAAGTCAAAGTTCCGCTGGACACGGCGCAATTGAAGGAACAACTCGACTTGTATCGAAAGGACCCGTCCAAGTGCATTCAAGGCGAATGGGTCGATGGTGGCTTTGCCAAGGACTGGTTTGAGAGGGCGATGAAGTGGAGTCTGAAGAAGGGCAGCCTCAGCACGCCGATGAGCGCGTTGCGGTTGGGCGAAGTTGCACTGCTTTTTCATAGCGCGGAGCTTTACAGCTTTTACGGGTTGAAGATTCGGTTGGACTCGCCGTTTCCAGCAACGCTCGCGGTCGGATACACCGACGACCTCATCGGTTATCTGCCTGACCCCAATGCCTACAAAGAACGTGAGTATGCGGCGATCGTGGTGCCGAAGATTCTGGATCATCCACCATTCATGCCGACCGCAGCGCGTGAATTTACCGCCGCGGCGACTGCGTTGTTGAAGAGGCTGGCGTGA